A window of Fragaria vesca subsp. vesca linkage group LG7, FraVesHawaii_1.0, whole genome shotgun sequence contains these coding sequences:
- the LOC101299130 gene encoding uncharacterized protein LOC101299130: MGQTPHHMSQRRPNSVARLRTIFSEPRSSPPPPKDKDKMSSAEKLKMEHDKGRDEFEMSQSDFVSSKLQGEVAPPPGTEKLPKVYNPQISCSICRKKGHNKRTCPLRHQQGGNVQQESVNVQEEGDNVRQQEPLNV; the protein is encoded by the exons ATGGGTCAAACTCCTCATCATATGTCTCAGAGACGGCCCAATTCCGTGGCCAGACTGCGCACGATATTCTCAGAGCCTCGCAGCTCTCCTCCGCCTCCAAAGGACAAG GATAAGATGTCTTCTGCAGAAAAGCTGAAAATGGAGCATGACAAAGGTAGAGATGAATTTGAAATGTCACAGTCAGATTTTGTTTCTTCAAAATTACAAG GTGAAGTTGCTCCACCTCCTGGTACCGAAAAGCTTCCTAAGGTTTATAACCCTCAGATCAGTTGTTCCATTTGTAGAAAGAAGGGCCACAATAAGAGGACTTGCCCACTGAGACATCAG CAAGGTGGCAATGTGCAGCAAGAGTCTGTGAATGTGCAAGAGGAAGGTGACAATGTGAGGCAGCAAGAGCCTTTGAATGTGTAA
- the LOC101299422 gene encoding uncharacterized protein LOC101299422, with the protein MDCGCSNFRSSSLLHQWRSPHPLLSSKLTFLRVKRLNMAKHGRVVTRACGSDETSSVNGFNITPNTLFMQEAIGAEYGEGFETFRPDGPLKIDVDFLNDRLQEGFLQRIRYAMKPDEAYGLIFSFDNVVADTRALKLNAWKQLAAEEGKEIPKEADVQGQMLYAGADHVLHKLLLWDETETELTRLALRFSQLYYDNLLRLSKPMEGLKEWLEAVYTARIPCAVVSSLDRRSMVKALERMGLEKYFQAIVTEEDGMDSIAHRFLSAAMKLDRKPSKCVVFEDEPRGITAAHNCTMMAVGLIGAHPAYDLVQADLAVASFNELSVINLRRLFANRGSTFMDLQKQIIEESPPKRKLTIDTIF; encoded by the exons ATGGACTGCGGTTGCAGTAATTTCAGAAGCTCTTCTCTTCTTCATCAATGGCGATCTCCTCACCCTCTCTTATCCTCAAAGCTCACCTTTTTG AGAGTGAAGCGTTTGAACATGGCTAAACATGGCCGGGTGGTCACTAGGGCTTGTGGGTCTGACGAAACTAGCTCTGTTAATGGGTTTAACATAACACCCAATACGCTTTTCATGCAGGAG GCTATTGGAGCTGAATATGGAGAGGGGTTTGAGACTTTTAGACCGGATGGACCTCTTAAGATTGATGTG GATTTTTTGAACGATAGACTGCAAGAAGGTTTTCTTCAACGCATAAGATACGCCATGAAGCCAGATGAAGCTTATGGTCTTATTTTCTCTTTCGACAATGTTGTG GCTGATACTCGAGCTTTGAAATTAAATGCTTGGAAGCAGCTTGCTGCAGAAGAGG GAAAGGAAATTCCAAAAGAGGCTGATGTGCAAGGACAGATGCTTTATGCAGGTGCTGATCATGTATTACACAAG CTCTTACTCTGGGATGAAACAGAGACAGAACTGACTAGGTTGGCGTTAAGGTTTTCGCAACTATATTATGATAATCTTCTCAGG CTTAGTAAACCCATGGAGGGGCTCAAAGAATGGTTGGAGGCTGTATACACAGCACGCATCCCTTGTGCTGTTGTTTCAAGTCTGGATCGCAGAAGCATGGTCAAAGCCCTAGAAAGAATGGGACTTGAAAAGTATTTTCAG GCAATTGTGACCGAGGAAGATGGCATGGATTCAATAGCTCATAGGTTTCTTTCTGCAGCTATGAAG CTGGATCGGAAGCCATCCAAGTGTGTAGTGTTCGAGGATGAGCCTAGAGGTATAACTGCTGCTCACAACTGTACGATGATGGCCGTAGGATTGATTGGCGCCCACCCTGC GTATGATCTGGTGCAGGCTGATCTTGCAGTTGCTAGTTTCAATGAACTTTCAGTAATCAATCTACGAAGACTGTTTGCAAATAGGGGTTCTACATTCATGGACCTCCAAAAACAGATTATAGAGGAATCTCCACCGAAGAGGAAGCTTACAATCGATACTATTTTCTGA
- the LOC101298834 gene encoding uncharacterized protein LOC101298834, protein MHECEPNKEVKRFKGVGFDVEEKQSFCDQLIVMAPFHFFMKEFTKTRKGGDWIEINREGFEVWKKMSEKERQPYVKEAERIDEAYQKALLKESNDGLKVDDEADSAKSAGNNGKFGEVVRSTKTQITRVLIFLVNLGIILLELDLGIPTIDRPMVHQFTLCNRQKVCDC, encoded by the exons ATGCATGAGTGTGAACCCAACAAGGAGGTGAAGAGGTTCAAAGGTGTAGGCTTTGATGTTGAGGAGAAGCAGAGCTTTTGTGATCAACTCATTGTGATGGCTCCTTTTCATTTCTTCAT GAAAGAGTTTACAAAGACCAGAAAGGGTGGAGATTGGATTGAGATTAACCGAGAAGGGTTTGAGGTGTGGAAGAAAATGTCAGAAAAG GAGAGGCAACCATATGTGAAAGAAGCAGAAAGGATTGATGAGGCTTATCAGAAAGCTTTGCTCAAAGAATCAAATGATGGGCTAAAG GTAGATGATGAAGCAGATTCTGCAAAATCAGCTGGGAACAATGGAAAGTTTGGTGAGGTGGTGAG ATCTACGAAGACTCAGATAACGAGAGTTCTGATTTTCTTGGTGAATCTTGGGATAATTCTGTTAGAACTGGATCTTGGCATACCTACCATCGATAG GCCAATGGTGCACCAGTTTACCTTGTGTAATAGACAAAAGGTGTGTGATTGCTGA